The Hippoglossus hippoglossus isolate fHipHip1 chromosome 19, fHipHip1.pri, whole genome shotgun sequence genome has a segment encoding these proteins:
- the LOC117752461 gene encoding leucine zipper putative tumor suppressor 2 homolog, whose protein sequence is MALVQALPISAEPHSSGLSGGARRRHHSGPSSPINAPPPPSTLDPMGSVSSLIVARPGPYQDHRSGVELGARVRRPTPGASCLGSQSPQDPLLQNLPLLKKQSSTTFSSTNGNFTYLNEDYLGDWNENLVVPVSPGSDADEMREGSGLNGNMGGPPPKLIPISGKLEKNMEKTVLRPTAFKPVIPKSRHSMQYLSPRHCANTSESQNNLNMLSPAHREVSPSCSEKRSSYSGAHSGGGGGGSSQSCSLSDSGRNSLSSLPPYSSAGYGLASGEASAGQLEPMKSAPPVSAHGHSNSDSGRSSSSKSTGSGSISGRGQPLSDSGSSGRSPGPVDCYEGVVRDLEDKLRERDLELQQLRDNLDDNEAAICQVYEEKQKRFELELEELRQSCATRMQVASQKAQRAQQVLQLQVYQLQQEKKKLQEDFAQLLKEREQLEERCSSYEHEKIQLGPRLEETKWEVCQKSGEISLLKQQLKDVQGELAQRVGEIVSLRGQLREARGELTNSQVLLQEAHGTTRTRTLELEVCENELQRRKSEAELLREKVGRLEGELVHLRDALASQGPGNRQCQVFHQAGEHMLSYDSDEAKAQRQSSTEALQNMKAQMDRMRAELAFEHQRAEQQMGGFEEERRIWQEEKDKVIRYQKQLQQNYVQMYRRNRELELLLQDLSQELESREEDEGSGNEINFDEVAATEI, encoded by the exons ATGGCGCTGGTTCAGGCTCTGCCCATATCTGCTGAGCCCCACAGCTCCGGCCTGAGTGGAGGAGCCCGTAGACGACACCACTCTGGCCCCTCGTCCCCCATCAacgcaccaccaccaccctccacTCTGGATCCTATGGGCTCTGTTAGCAGCCTCATAGTCGCACGCCCCGGCCCTTACCAGGACCACCGCTCCGGTGTCGAACTGGGAGCAAGAGTCCGACGACCCACACCGGGGGCTTCCTGCCTGGGCAGCCAGTCCCCCCAGGACCCCTTACTCCAGAACCTACCGCTGCTCAAGAAACAGAGCTCCACGACTTTCAGCAGCACGAATGGGAACTTCACCTATCTGAATGAGGACTATCTAGGGGACTGGAATGAGAACCTTGTAGTACCCGTCAGTCCAGGAAGTGATGCGGATGAGATGAGAGAGGGATCGGGGCTGAATGGGAATATGGGCGGACCTCCTCCCAAACTGATCCCCATATCAGGAAAACTTGAGAAG AACATGGAGAAAACGGTGCTGCGGCCCACTGCCTTCAAACCTGTCATTCCAAAGAGCCGCCACTCCATGCAGTACCTTTCCCCTCGCCATTGTGCCAACACATCAGAAAGCCAAAACAACCTGAACATGCTCAGCCCCGCACACAGAGAGGTGTCGCCCTCTTGCTCCGAGAAACGCAGCTCGTACAGCGGAGCCCACAGcggtggcggaggaggaggaagcagtcAGTCCTGCTCCCTGTCCGACTCTGGACGCAACTCCCTCTCCAGCCTGCCGCCTTACAGCAGCGCTGGCTACGGCCTGGCGTCAGGAGAGGCGTCCGCCGGCCAACTGGAGCCCATGAAGAGCGCCCCGCCCGTCAGTGCACACGGACATTCCAACTCGGACAGTGGGCGCTCGTCCTCCAGTAAGAGTACAGGCTCTGGGTCGATAAGTGGCCGGGGGCAGCCCCTGTCTGACAGCGGGTCCAGCGGGCGCTCCCCCGGCCCTGTGGACTGTTACGAAGGGGTGGTGAGGGACCTGGAGGAcaagctgagagagagagacctggaACTGCAGCAGCTCCGAGACAACCTGGACGACAACGAAGCTGCAATTTGTCAG GTTTACGAGGAGAAGCAGAAGCGTtttgagctggagctggaggagctgaggcaGAGCTGTGCCACCAGGATGCAGGTGGCCTCGCAGAAGGCCCAGCGTGCCCAGCAGGTGCTTCAGTTACAG gtttatcagctgcagcaggagaagaagaagctgcaggaggacttTGCACAGCTCCTGAAGGAgagggagcagctggaggagcgcTGCAGCTCCTACGAGCATGAGAAGATCCAGCTGGGGCCTCGGCTGGAGGAGACCAAGTGGGAG GTCTGTCAGAAGTCGGGGGAGATCTCCttgctgaagcagcagctgaaggaTGTGCAGGGAGAGTTGGCTCAGCGGGTGGGGGAGATCGTTTCCCTGCGAGGTCAACTCCGAGAGGCCCGCGGTGAACTGACCAACTCCCAggtcctgctgcaggaggctcACGGCACAACCCGCACACGGACGCTGGAGCTGGAGGTGTGTGAGAACGAGCTTCAGCGGCGCAAGAGCGAAGCGGAGCTGCTCCGGGAGAAGGTCGGACGACTCGAGGGAGAGCTGGTTCATCTCAGAGATGCTTTGGCCAGTCAGGGCCCGGGAAACCGACAGTGCCAGGTGTTCCATCAAGCAGGGGAGCACATGTTGTCCTACGACAGTGACGAGGCGAAGGCCCAGCGGCAGAGCAGCACCGAGGCCCTGCAGAACATGAAGGCCCAGATGGACAGGATGAGGGCCGAGCTGGCCTTCGAGCATCAGCGGGCCGAGCAGCAGATGGGAGGCTTCGAGGAGGAGCGCAGGATatggcaggaggagaaggacaagGTTATCCGCTAccagaagcagctgcagcagaactATGTGCAGATGTATCGCAGGAACCgagagctggagctgctcctgCAAGACCTCAGTCAGGAactggagagcagagaggaggacgagggcaGCGGCAACGAGATAAACTTTGATGAGGTCGCCGCCACAGAAATCTGA
- the LOC117752459 gene encoding PDZ domain-containing protein 7-like, translated as MAHSSDPSRGEKTPGPQGSHTATRNLLRKKEQRRRGIRSSSPMGRVILINSPVDGGDDSEDLHTITVDKSVDGKLGFSVRGGSEHGLSIFVSKVEDHSTAEEAGLLVGDKLVEVNGISLENITMSSAVKVLTGNNRLRMVVRRVGKVPGIRYSKEKTTWVDLIHRRMVVEESGRTPSEASSGSGLQRIVHLYTTSDDYCLGFNIRGGKEFGLGIYVSKLDPGGLAEQNGIKMGDQILVANGLSFEDISHSSAVEVLKSHTHVMLTIKEAGRYPAYKEMVAEYRWLNKLANGPQKSSSQGSDSNSSASSLSSGTPVSSLSGLSQVMFPPSLPFGSDMVDVSISTEDQRFESERTETAIQTDLPPQRTGADTTRSLGRTTLLKDTLIRGEEDSGRKESPKTAMLLALSMPSRLISRSQSQVTVAEITQKTEKKQKGKEPEEKSTLQRSRTFVNLLFKASRGRSKSPFTDKTSKEGRKLSAMPNPEMLRVVEDMARRLLPEEEVAAVMATCRRYTAERSVENLIRHLLAVLDRPEKLLLLREVRMLLPPSDLSVFNNMVTPIEVEAYDILKYRSVRTPPLRCSTSGRAPKRRLITPIPDYRGGFELHSAEEVEKESHLLGELERLSLSGPRRSKERPRASTSFTPLLDIPVDGYTAASGEPGPRSASPMLPNWLLAHNDDPRPPLRTDIGTIRSVHFDEVSLHSASDRADTERGRPPFRNSHPKGQKEQSGGRGKDTVFTLQSVARRSRPLLSQVFGSSPDQQVVSEQMNGRLASGENGLHGSDAEQEYELKTVSISKTKQSLGISISGGMESKIQPVVKIEKIYPGGAASTCEVLKAGFELLSVDGVSLHAVTHPHAVDIIRKAFSNKAKDPMVFVVKVPKTV; from the exons ATGGCTCACTCGTCAGACCCGTCCCGCGGGGAGAAGACCCCCGGCCCACAGGGGTCGCACACCGCCACACGCAACCTCTTACGGAAGAAGGAGCAGCGGCGGCGTGGAATCCGATCCTCCTCGCCCATGGGCCGGGTCATCCTCATCAACTCCCCTGTGGACG GTGGAGACGACAGCGAGGACCTCCACACCATCACTGTGGATAAGAGCGTGGACGGGAAGCTCGGCTTCAGCGTGCGCGGGGGCTCCGAGCACGGCCTCAGCATCTTCGTCAGCAAGGTGGAGGACCACAGCACCGCGG AGGAAGCGGGTCTGCTCGTGGGGGACAAACTGGTGGAGGTGAACGGCATCAGCCTGGAGAACATCACCATGAGCAGCGCCGTGAAGGTCCTGACGGGAAACAACCGGCTGAGGATGGTGGTGAGGCGAGTCGGCAAAGTCCCCGGCATCCGCTACTCCAAAGAGAAGACGACCTG ggTGGACTTGATTCACAGGCGtatggtggtggaggagagcgGGCGGACACCGTCGGAAGCCAGCTCCGGCAGCGGCCTCCAGAGGATCGTGCACCTGTACACCACCTCGGATGACTACTGCCTCGGCTTCAACATCCGGGGAGGGAAGGAGTTCGGTCTGGGAATCTACGTCTCCAA ACTGGATCCCGGGGGTCTGGCCGAGCAGAACGGAATCAAGATGGGGGACCAGATCCTGGTCGCCAACGGCCTGAGCTTTGAGGACATCAGCCACAGCAGCGCGGTGGAGGTGCTGAAGAGCCACACACACGTCATGTTGACCATCAAG GAAGCAGGACGATACCCTGCCTACAAGGAGATGGTGGCTGAGTACAGGTGGCTCAATAAGT TGGCCAATGGCCCCCAGAAATCCTCGTCCCAGGGTTCAGACTCCAACTCGTCAGCCTCGTCTCTGTCGTCCGGGACGCCGGTCAGCTCTCTGAGCGGCCTGTCGCAGGTCATGTTCCCCCCCAGCCTGCCGTTCGGCTCGGACATGGTGGACGTCTCCATCTCCACCGAGGACCAGAG GTTTGAGTCCGAGCGAACCGAGACCGCCATCCAGACGGACCTCCCCCCTCAGAGGACGGGTGCAGACACCACCCGCAGCCTGGGACGCACCACCCTGCTCAAGGACACGTTGATCCGCGGAGAGGAGGACAGCGGGAGGAAGGAATCCCCCAAGACGGCCATGCTGCTGGCTCTCAGCATGCCGAGCCGACTCATCAGCCGGTCGCAGAGCCAGGTCACGGTGGCAG AAATCACgcagaagacagagaagaagcagaaaggGAAGGAGCCGGAGGAGAAGAGCACCCTGCAGCGCTCCAGGACCTTCGTGAACCTGCTGTTTAaggcctccagggggcgctccAAGTCCCCGTTCACAGACAAGACAAGCAAAG AGGGTCGAAAGCTCAGTGCGATGCCAAATCCAGAGATGCTGCGGGTGGTGGAGGACATGGCGCGCCGGCTGCTGCCCGAGGAGGAGGTGGCTGCTGTGATGGCGACGTGCCGGCGG TACACAGCAGAGCGGTCGGTGGAGAACCTGATACGCCACCTGCTGGCCGTGCTGGATCGGccggagaagctgctgctgctgagggaggTCAG AATGCTGCTTCCTCCGTCCGACCTGAGTGTTTTCAACAACATGGTGACTCCCATCGAAGTCGAGGCCTACGACATCCTCAAGTATCGCTCAG TTCGAACTCCTCCTCTTCGCTGCTCCACGTCTGGTCGAGCTCCCAAACGCCGCCTCATCACTCCCATCCCAG ATTACCGAGGAGGCTTTGAGCTCCACAGcgccgaggaggtggagaaggagagcCATCTACTGGGGGAGCTGGAGAGGCTCAGTCTGTCGGGGCCCCGGCGTTCCAAAGAGAGGCCCCGCGCCTCCACGTCCTTCACGCCGCTGCTGGACATCCCGGTGGACGGCTACACCGCAGCCTCCGGGGAGCCAGGACCCCGCTCGGCCAGTCCCATGCTCCCCAACTGGCTGCTGGCCCACAACGAcgacccccgcccccccctccgAACTGACATCGGCACCATTCGCTCCGTGCACTTCGACGAGGTGTCGCTCCACTCGGCCTCCGACAGGGCGGACACAGAGAGGGGACGGCCCCCGTTCAGAAACAGCCACCCCAAAGGTCAAAAGGAGCAAAGTGGAGGCCGGGGTAAAGACACCGTGTTCACGCTGCAGAGCGTCGCTCGCAGGAGTCGACCCTTGTTGTCGCAGGTGTTTGGTTCGAGTCCTGATCAACAAGTCGTGAGCGAACAGATGAACGGTCGTCTGGCGTCCGGCGAGAACGGACTCCACGGCTCGGACGCCGAACAGGAGTACGAGCTCAAAACTGTCAGCATCTCCAAGACCAAACAGTCATTGG GCATCAGTATATCTGGAGGGATGGAGTCCAAGATTCAGCCGGTGGTGAAGATCGAGAAGATTTATCCTGGAGGAGCCGCCTCCACCTGCGAAGTGCTCAAG GCTGGATTTGAGCTGCTGTCTGTGGATGGCGTCTCCCTGCACGCGGTGACCCATCCGCACGCGGTCGACATCATCCGAAAAGCCTTCAGCAACAAGGCCAAAGACCCCATGGTGTTTGTGGTCAAAGTCCCCAAAACCGTTTAA
- the LOC117753154 gene encoding peroxiredoxin-like 2A, with translation MAAGVVANLVASALGLFTAVTNFLTDMFLTPPLKASLQHLEETELKTLRGELKTLKAKCLWEKSGAVIMAVRRPGUFLCREEAAELSSLKPQLDKLGVPLYAVVKEDVGNEVQNFMPFFEGEVFLDEKKCFYGPRERKMGLLAFLRLGVWANGLRAFRRGFMGNMLGEGFVLGGVFVIGTGQQGILLEHREIEFGDKVNTEDVIKAARRIQLELLPIEKK, from the exons atggcagcGGGAGTCGTGGCCAACCTGGTGGCGTCTGCCCTCGGCCTCTTCACCGCTGTGACCAATTTCCtcactgacatgttcctgactcCACCGCTGAAGGCCTCTCTCCAACATCTGGAGGAGACTGAGCTGAAAACCCTCAGAGGAG AGCTGAAAACCCTGAAAGCCAAATGTCTGTGGGAGAAGTCTGGAGCTGTCATCATGGCAGTGCGGAGGCCTGGATGATTTTTGTGCAgagag GAGGCTGCAGAGCTGTCCTCTCTGAAACCCCAGCTGGACAAGCTCGGGGTCCCTCTGTACGCGGTGGTGAAGGAGGACGTCGGCAACGAGGTCCAGAACTTCATGCCGTTCTTCGAGGGCGAGGTTTTCTTGGATGAAAAG AAGTGCTTTTATGGACCCCGTGAGCGGAAGATGGGTCTGTTGGCGTTCCTCCGTCTCGGGGTGTGGGCGAACGGCCTGAGGGCCTTCAGAAGGGGCTTCATGGGAAACATGTTGGGAGAGGGCTTTGTCCTCGGTGGGGTCTTCGTCATCGGAACAGGACAGCAG ggaATTCTTCTGGAGCACAGAGAGATTGAATTTGGGGACAAAGTCAACACTGAAGATGTCATCAAAGCTGCCAGAAGAATCCAACTGGAACTTCTGCCAATAGAGAAGAAATAA